The following are encoded in a window of Physeter macrocephalus isolate SW-GA chromosome 9, ASM283717v5, whole genome shotgun sequence genomic DNA:
- the POLE3 gene encoding DNA polymerase epsilon subunit 3, translating to MAERPEDLNLPNAVITRIIKEALPDGVSISKEARSAISRAASVFVLYATSCANNFAMKGKRKTLNASDVLSAMEEMEFQRFVTPLKEALEAYRREQKGKKEASEQKKKDKDKKTDSEEQDKSRDEDNDEDEERLEEEEQNEEEEVDN from the exons ATGGCGGAGAGGCCTGAGGACCTAAATCTGCCCAATGCCGTCATCACCAGGATCATCAAGGAGGCG CTCCCGGACGGTGTCAGCATCTCCAAGGAGGCCCGGAGCGCCATCTCCCGTGCCGCCAGCGTCTTCGTGCTGTACGCCACATCCTG TGCCAACAACTTCGCGATGAAAGGGAAACGCAAGACACTGAATGCCAGCGATGTGCTCTCCGCCATGGAGGAGATGGAGTTTCAGCGGTTCGTGACCCCGTTAAAAGAAGCTCTGGAAG CTTACAGGAGGGAGCAGAAAGGCAAGAAGGAAGCttcagagcaaaagaagaaagacaaagacaaaaaaacagaTTCAGAAGAGCAAGACAAGAGCCGGGATGAGGACAACGATGAAGATGAGGAAAGGctggaggaagaagaacagaatgaagaGGAGGAAGTGGACAACTGA
- the ALAD gene encoding delta-aminolevulinic acid dehydratase has product MQPQSVLHSGYFHPLLRTWQAATTSLSASSLIYPIFVTDVPDDKQPITSLPGVARYGVNRLEEMLKPLVEEGLRCVLVFGVPSRVPKDERGSAADSEDSPAIEAIRLLRKNFPGLLVACDVCLCPYTSHGHCGLLSENGSFQAEESRQRLAEVALAYAKAGCQVVAPSDMMDGRVEAIKEALMAHGFGNRVSVMSYSAKFASCFYGPFRDAAQSSPAFGDRRCYQLPPGARGLALRAVDRDVREGADMLMVKPGMPYLDIVREVKNKHPELPLAVYHVSGEFAMLWHGAQAGAFDLKAAVLEVMTAFRRAGADVIITYYTPQLLQWLKE; this is encoded by the exons ATGCAGCCCCAGTCGGTCCTGCACAGCGGCTACTTCCACCCACTACTTCGGACCTGGCAGGCAGCCACCACCAGCCTCAGTgcctccagcctcatctacccCATCTTTGTCAC GGATGTGCCTGATGACAAACAGCCTATCACCAGCCTCCCAGGAGTGGCCAG GTATGGTGTGAACCGGCTGGAAGAGATGCTGAAGCCCCTGGTGGAGGAGGGCCTGCGCTGTGTCCTCGTCTTCGGTGTCCCCAGCAGAGTTCCCAAG GATGAGCGGGGCTCTGCGGCAGACTCCGAGGACTCCCCGGCTATCGAGGCCATCCGTCTGTTGCGCAAGAACTTCCCCGGCCTCCTGGTGGCCTGCGACGTGTGCCTGTGCCCCTACACCTCCCATGGTCACTGCG GGCTTCTGAGTGAGAATGGGTCGTTCCAAGCTGAGGAGAGCCGCCAGCGGCTGGCAGAGGTGGCGCTGGCCTATGCCAAGGCGG GATGTCAGGTGGTGGCCCCGTCGGACATGATGGACGGACGCGTGGAAGCCATCAAGGAGGCTCTGATGGCACATGGATTTGGCAACAGG GTATCAGTGATGAGCTATAGTGCCAAATTCGCTTCCTGTTTCTATGGACCTTTCCG GGACGCAGCTCAGTCGAGCCCAGCTTTTGGAGATCGCCGCTGCTACCAGCTGCCGCCCGGAGCACGAGGCCTGGCCCTCCGCGCGGTG GACCGGGATGTACGGGAAGGCGCTGACATGCTCATGGTGAAGCCAGGAATGCCCTACCTGGACATCGTGCGGGAGGTAAAGAACAAG CACCCTGAGCTCCCTCTCGCTGTGTACCACGTTTCTGGAGAGTTTGCCATGCTGTGGCACGGAGCCCAGGCCGGAGCGTTTGATCTCAAGGCTGCTGTACTGGAGGTCATGACTGCCTTCCGCAGAGCAG GTGCCGACGTCATCATCACCTACTACACGCCTCAGCTATTGCAGTGGCTGAAGGAGTGA